A single region of the Vibrio cyclitrophicus genome encodes:
- a CDS encoding pseudouridine synthase: MRLDKYLCKSTDLTKPEAVQQIQNGKVSVNSVVVLDESTQVHESNAILFNGDALTLREFRYILMHKPAGTICSNIDEVYPSLFNYIEIEKASELHIAGRLDADTTGLVLITDDGRWSFNITLPSKSCKKVYRVTLSRDIKDDVADKFKVGIQLQGEQKPTRPAELEVITSKEVLLTITEGKFHQVKRMFAAVGNRVVGLHREQIGDVRLDVEAGQWRYLTEDEVSSFSQ, from the coding sequence ATGCGCCTTGATAAATACCTTTGTAAAAGCACAGACCTCACTAAACCAGAAGCCGTTCAGCAAATCCAAAACGGTAAGGTGAGTGTGAACAGTGTGGTTGTGCTAGACGAATCTACTCAGGTTCATGAAAGTAACGCTATCTTGTTTAATGGTGATGCATTAACGCTACGAGAGTTTAGGTATATCTTAATGCATAAGCCAGCGGGTACCATCTGTTCCAATATCGATGAAGTTTATCCCTCGCTGTTCAACTACATCGAGATAGAGAAAGCATCAGAACTGCATATAGCAGGGCGCTTAGATGCTGACACCACCGGTTTAGTCTTGATTACCGATGATGGGCGCTGGTCATTCAATATCACGCTGCCAAGCAAGTCATGTAAGAAGGTGTACCGCGTGACATTGTCACGAGATATCAAAGACGATGTCGCTGATAAGTTCAAAGTGGGCATTCAATTGCAAGGCGAACAAAAACCGACCCGCCCGGCAGAGCTTGAAGTGATTACTAGTAAAGAAGTGCTGTTGACCATTACAGAAGGTAAGTTTCATCAAGTAAAACGAATGTTTGCTGCGGTAGGGAATCGAGTTGTTGGCCTTCATCGCGAACAGATTGGTGATGTTCGTTTAGATGTTGAAGCAGGTCAGTGGCGTTATCTCACAGAAGACGAAGTTAGCTCTTTCAGCCAGTAA
- a CDS encoding VOC family protein codes for MENLKVTEIKSFVPAKDFDLSKRFYQTLGFEIMSEFHDIAYFRHGDYAFLLQDFYEPAHCHNYMMHLLVEDVKSWYQHVQNSNVMTEFEVTVSEVVEQPWGMLEFCITDPSGVLWRVAENIRPR; via the coding sequence ATGGAAAACCTGAAAGTCACTGAAATCAAGTCGTTCGTACCCGCGAAAGATTTCGACTTATCAAAGCGCTTTTATCAAACTCTCGGCTTTGAAATCATGTCGGAGTTTCATGATATCGCTTATTTTCGGCACGGCGATTATGCATTCCTTTTACAAGATTTTTACGAACCTGCGCACTGTCACAATTACATGATGCACTTGCTGGTGGAAGACGTAAAAAGTTGGTATCAACACGTGCAAAACTCTAATGTAATGACGGAATTTGAAGTTACCGTTTCCGAGGTTGTTGAGCAGCCTTGGGGAATGCTTGAGTTTTGTATCACTGACCCAAGTGGCGTGCTATGGCGTGTTGCCGAGAACATCAGACCACGTTAG
- a CDS encoding sugar O-acetyltransferase — MDIKAKMHSQDVYYCDDVDLVAEQTQCLEVLYDFNHTRPSEGDKRQQIMKQLFAEVGEGCYIEPPLHANWGRHTHLGNNVYVNFNLTLVDDTDVFIGDNVMIAPNVTIATGTHPISPELRLKAAQFNVPVRIGNNVWLGAHTVVLPGVTIGENSVIGAGSIVTKDIPANVVAVGNPCRVVREINERDREYYHKGRRIPDELK, encoded by the coding sequence ATGGATATAAAGGCTAAAATGCACAGCCAAGACGTTTACTACTGTGACGACGTTGATTTGGTCGCAGAGCAAACTCAATGCTTAGAAGTGCTATACGATTTCAACCACACCCGCCCGAGTGAAGGTGATAAACGACAACAAATCATGAAGCAGTTGTTCGCCGAAGTTGGTGAGGGCTGCTACATTGAACCACCATTACATGCGAACTGGGGGCGTCACACGCACCTAGGCAACAACGTATACGTGAACTTCAATTTAACTTTGGTTGACGACACAGACGTATTCATCGGCGACAACGTGATGATTGCGCCTAACGTGACCATCGCCACTGGCACACATCCAATCAGCCCAGAGCTCAGGCTAAAAGCAGCGCAGTTCAATGTTCCCGTCCGTATTGGCAACAACGTTTGGCTTGGCGCACACACCGTCGTACTTCCTGGTGTCACCATTGGTGAAAACTCAGTAATAGGGGCAGGGAGCATCGTCACCAAAGACATCCCAGCTAATGTGGTTGCTGTCGGTAACCCATGCCGTGTGGTACGCGAAATCAACGAACGTGACCGAGAGTATTACCACAAAGGTCGCCGTATTCCTGATGAGCTAAAGTAA